In Setaria viridis chromosome 5, Setaria_viridis_v4.0, whole genome shotgun sequence, the genomic stretch CATTCATTCAAATAATCTGGAATTGTATCCCACCAAAGTACATATACGAGTTTTTCTTGCCCAAAGTTCTTGATTTGTATGTGACAAACAACAATATATGTGCATCTCAAATTGGTAGATTAAATATTTAGTTGCCTATTTTTCAGGGAACGCATCACAAGGTGGTACTACCTATGTTCACTGTAAAGCTGGAAGAGGACGTAGCACCACTATTGTATTGTGCTACTTGGTAGGATGaacttcatttgtatttgtacTCAGTATGCATGCTCCCAATCAGTTTTCTGATGACAATCGTCTTGTTGCAGATTAAATACAGAAGCATGACCCCTGAAGCAGCTTTGGATCATGTCCGATCCATTAGGCCTAGAGTACTTTTGGCACCATCACAGTGGCAGGTATGAAGTCTTTTTTTGTGATTGCATTCTAAGTAATTAAGACAACCTACTGGTGCTAAGATGTTTCATGACAATTGACACTATTTGCAGGTTGTTAGCACATTTGGGACTCTCGTCACTGGACAACTTCCAGTACGAAGTACAAAACTAGGCAGTTTCCTAGAAGCCATTGATGCTTGCCGCACAGACACAGAATATGATGATTACCATGCGATGGAGTTTGATTACGAAGATAGCGGCTTGCCACTTTCTCAAATTATGCTTCCTAGGCCAACCAGCCCCACTGGCTGTATCGATGCTGTCCTTATAACAGAGGCAGACCTTGAGGGCTATGATACTTATGTTCATACCAGGAAGGATGCCCTGGAAGTAGCCACTCGCAGGCCCATCATGAGGAGATTGTCCTGCCTCTTTGGTTCCCTGAAACTTAATAGCAGCAACTGTGAACCAGCTCAAAGCTGCTTCAGTGAGGTTCGCGCCTGCTAGGTTGCTTCTTTTTCCCAGTTTTCCATTTTGTGACTGAAGAGTGTATCTCTAGATAGGCGTTCAGCCAAATAGGATTGTAGAAGCTGCGGAGTTTCTTCTATAGCCATGGCAATGCCGCCACCGGGAAGAAAGTTGTGTGCACATCCATAGAGGTTCTAGTCCTTGAGTGTAGAGTTGTGAATGTGTCGATTATCCATGTTTTTCCTCGAAAACATGTGATTCATTTGCATCATTGTTTCCTTGGAATAAAAAGGCTATTCCAGCCAACGGGGGTGCAGTGACCCCCAATTCGATTGATTCTTGACAAATTTGTACCATCTGTGACCTGTGAATTCATTCTGTGTACAAGAAATTGATTTCCTTTTGTGTTAGCCAAGGCTGGAGGACTTAACGTTGTCTCATTTTGCTTTCGACTTTGCTGAAGCTATGTCGTATGTACTGCGATCCTGGTTTCCTCAATTTTTGCACAGTCCGTGACTGGGATGTATTCCGTGGAATATCCAAACGACGAAGCAACCAACGGCAACGAGCATGCCAAACAACCATCTCCAGAGTAGAAAGCGTGCCAATTGAAACCCAAATACTGAAATCTCTCTACAGACACACCGGAAGTGGAATACGTCCGAGCGTCAAGCAATGGAAAGGCGTTAGAAACTTGTGCTCCAAAGTGCACGAACGAGCACACACAGCAATCTCGGACAGcggaaaaggaaaacgaaaaccCCCCTGCACCGTAGGAAAACAGGTTCCGCACGAATCAAAGCCCGGAAACCAAAAGAAACCCAACAAAACCCCGCCCCCAGCCTCTCcattcctccctctccctcgctcCCGCCGCCACACACGATTGCGTTGCGGGCGCAAagcgcgagcccgagcccggcCATGGCGCGCATCGTGTCGCGCGCGCTCCCTTTCGCCTCGCGCCCGTCCCTGTAcctcccgcccccgccgccgctctccggCGCGGCGCTGCTCCGTTCTGCGGctaccgcgccgccgcccctactACCCCCCGCGGCTGCCGCGGCACCCGCGGCCTCGCTGCTCTCCTGGCGCGGGCTCACGGCCGCCCCCGAGCCCTcgctggcggcgccgccgccgttcgcggGGCTTCTCTCTGGAATCCGCGGGTTCCGCAaggcgcggcgcgggccggcggcggcgaagcggccgcagccgcaggatgctgcgccgccgcctcccccatcCCCGCCGAAGGAGAGCGAGATCGAGCTCATCGCTCGCATCGGCGTCGAGGAGGACATGCCTGACGACGCAGAAGTGCTGGTACGCATCGCGCTTTATGACCCTTCTCTGTATTCTATATAATACTGCTGGTTTGGAGGTGTCATTGTAAACACAGATAAAATTATTGCGATCGTTATATTTGGCGTACTGTGAGATGCACCATGTTTACACTGACATTGCAGAAAACTTAACTGCAAGATTGCTGCCTTGTTGTTTTGATTAATGCAGCTGTTCGTTTAAGGTAATTGACTGATTATAAATCATGTTTTGCCATTTTGAATGGGTTGTGTTTCCATATTCTGAATAAAAATAATTGGAGTGGCAGATCCTGAAAAACACGTCTGCATGAAGGGAGTACGTGTTTCAGGTAGATCAGCACCAGTCTTACTAGAGATCTCTTTCACAAAGATGCAAGTAGTTCTAGGAAAATGCAGGTTACAACTATGTACATCCTCTAGTTGGCTTGTAGTTATGGCTTTGATTTTTGTAATTGATGTGTATTGGTTACCTGAGTTAATTCATCTGCTTGTGCTATATACTGTTGAGTTCTGGTGTTATTTGGCTTTGAGTTGTTCAGTTCTTCATGGCGACGTAAGTTCAGGTATTTTTGTAATGTTGTCCATTGTTTGTTAACATGCCCTTGGTAATGCACATCCTTACAAATATCTTTACGCTAAAAGAAGGTTTGTGTTTCTGATTGTGGGTCCTAGTAATATCTCCTTGGCCCTTAATCAATACCCTGGCAAAACGTAGGTAATAGCTGGGTGTAGCTGTAGTTGATTTGTCGTTCTGGTTTTGGTTTCAGTAATGGGCAGTTGGGCACCTGTTACTTAACTTCGGCTGTCAATGTTGTGTTCTAGTGTGATATTGCTTTTTCAGTGGTCTATTTCCCTCATGGTGATGAATTGTTCAGATATGTTAGTGAAAAATCTGTCAACATGTGTTTGTGCAGAACATTGTAGAACTTCTGAAGCTAAATGTTCCAATGGCGATGAAAATTGCGCTTGATGGACTTGTGGATTCAAACTACAGCACGCGAGATACTTCAATAAGTGATGTTGGGAAGTATGATAAGGTTGAGGTTTCTGTATTGCTATGCAATGATAACTTCATTCAGAATCTTAACAAAGAATGGAGAGGCGAGGACTGCACTACTGATATGCTCTCGATGTCACAGTACATTCCAGATCTTGATGTTCCCATTGTATGTACACATACCTTGTTTAAATATTGTTATTCTCTTAAATTTACCAATGCCATCTAACTCTCTTCTACCTTATACTCTTTTATGCAGCTAATGTTAGGTGACATAGTTATATCTGTCGAGACAGCTGCAAGGCAAGCTGAGGAGAAAGGTGTTACGCTTCTTGATGAAGTGCGGGTGCTAGTGGTATGAGTCTTCCCTTTTCCCCCTTCCTGAGCTTGTTTAATTATTTCCATTTCTCACAGTTCTTTTAGGTATTGATGGTAATTCATATGTTAAGTTTTCCTTATAGGCCTCCAAGCCCTTATCCTCGTAAATTACTCCCAGTGATCCCAAAATAAATCCTTCTAGCCTTCATGCCGGTTCTCCAAATATAAGGCCATCAACGACTGCAATGCACCTTTTTTAGTTCACCTTTATTCCTACTTTAATGGGCTATAATCATGGAGTAAGCATGCCACCTACCATAGTTTTTGTGCACAAGTCCTAATGAACTTGGTATTTGGAATCAGACATAGCAGTTTATTACTGCATTGTCCAAGTGAGAACAAATATTGTCTTCCAAACTACATAACTGGACCGTCTCTTGCAACCAATGCAGCAGATGATATTCTATACAAACGGACTGTATattgcctctttttcttgtgttAGGTTCGTGGCATATTACATCTTCTCGGTTTTCATCATGAGTCAAGCAATGAGGCTGCCATGGAATTGGAGAAGGAGGAGCAACTCATTTTAAAAAGTCTAAGGTGGAAAGGAAAAAGTCTAGCTAAAGGTGCTCAGGATTCAAGCAAGCCTCAAACAGTTTCATTGGATGGTATGTTCTTTTGAAATTTTTGTAGCTATTCTCCTTACCACTATCTTTAAGTTGTTATGGTAGAGAAATGATTAGCGCACTCATGACCTAATCTAGCTCTTGCTGTCTAAGAATGTTTACAGGGAAAGTGACAAGTAGTCAAAAGAGAGCTGTCACCCTAAGATTTTACAGACCGAAATTCAAATATATTTTCTGTGATATGGATGGTATATACCCTCTGCGCCTGTCACATCCTTACAGTCCTAAATGTGTTATAATTTTCATTTACTAATGGTTTTTTATCTTTGTTTACAAGGTACACTGCTCAACAGTAAAAGTCAAATCACAGCAAGGAACGCAGAAGCTCTAAGGGAAGCTAGGTCAAGAGGAGTAAACATAGTTATTGCTACAGGAAAGGTATTATATGTTCTTTGCTCTTGGTGAACTATATTATTTAAAGAGCATAGGTGTTGTCAGGTTATTTAATTATTTTAACTGAAACCATCAGATTAACTTGGTATATCCTAGTGTATCAATATGCTAAAATTGATCATCATGGAGATTAGAGCAATTAAGGCTCAGTTGTGCAATCATGCCTCTGGGAAGATTTGTGTCCTGCAATAAATTACCTAGCGCAGGTCCAGGGAAATAATCAGTAAAGTTGATTAGAGCTAAGGAACTGCCCCATTGGATGGCATACTTTTCTACAGAATTTATGTGCTGAGAAGTTGTCCACCAGCTAGTCTTTCCGTAGGAAAAACGAACATGTTGCATATTTTTTCTTTCATCAGTGATTTCATCGATATTACACAAATTTTCTTTTGGCAAAGCCAAACTCATCTAAAGTTAAATGAACTTGAACACTCCGCTAAAGTCTTGCTGGGATGGGACAAAAACAGGACATTCTAGACGTATCCTTAATGTTTGGACTAGATTTGTATGAAGCTTGAATCGACAGTTTTTTcctgtttatttatttttttagcaaTTTAATTAATATTTTCGATGATGCTGATGATTTTTCTGCCTCGATTCATTCTGGAAACAGGCACGTCCTGCTGTAATTGATGCTCTCAGTATGGCAGACTTATCTGGAAGAAACGGCATTGTTTCAGAATCTTCGCCTGGCGTATTCCTTCAGGTTGTTATAAAGTACAATTAGTGGAAAATGCAGTCTTTTTTATATGAGTTATCTTGAGTGATGAAAGTGCTGCACCACTAAACATCCCGATCGCTGTCAATACATTGTGTTGACTGAGAACTATGTGTGGTCTACAACATGTCTTTATTGGGACCCTTACTAAGCATATAAGGCGATAAGATCTAATAGGAGAGTGATTGAGTGATTATTGTGCACACTTCTTTACAGCATCCACCAATTGTGTAACAGATAGGAGTGATGGAAGTGAGAGAAAAATGTAGGGGAAAGAAAAGGTTGAGAAAGGACCCCAAATCATAGGTGAAGGTTTCTATTATTTATATATACTACTAATTCAAATGAAGACTGTTATTTTGGAACGAATTCACCTCCACCCCACTTCACATGGTCCATATGGGACCCAATTACGAGGCTGAGATGATACTTTGACAACAATTGGACATACAAATGTTAGACATCTGTTTGTATTCCATGATGATTTCTGCTTTCTACTCTAGTTCTTCATCCTGTGTTATGACATAGTTTATTACTCTATTGTTTTTGTCAAGAATGTAACTGTATCATCATCAGGTAAGTAGTGCATCGTTGACTATCCTCGTGAGCATTATCCCCACTCTCATCAAGTCCATACATCCAATTGTAGGGGCTGTTGGTTTATGGTTTGGAAGGGAGACAAATTTATAAAAGAAATTTGGATCAAGATGTATGTAGAGAGGTAAGCAAGTGTTCCCGTTTGAGATAAAATATGTGGACATAAGTCGTAGTATAGATGTAGAATGATTGCGGTTCTGTTGAAAATTTCATGCCTTTCGGAAGGTACCTATTTTTTTGCTTTTAGTTAACATATTTAGTTGTGGATATCTTTTTTAGAGCGGCAACAACAAAGTCTTATTGGAATTAGCAAATATTTCTGCAACTAACTGGATTGCATTTGTGCGTCACAGCTACCACAACTGGTGATGCATCTTCATATCTTTGTTTGCATACTTGTATTAGTGTCTTCTGCTATGCGAATCCAAGGAGCCTCTAGCTAACATAACAGCTTATATAGCTTAGTAACTCTTATGCCTGAGCTAATACCTGAATGCACAAGCAAAAGAACATGAAGTATTGTTTATCTGAATAAACTAATCTTACCCTCTGTCATCACTAGTTTGCAATTTTGTTTGGCGCTCCTGTATGATGTGCTTGTTATTGGTGGCATATCACTACTATTTTTCCTTAGTGTGTTAAACAACTTACAACTATTCTTCTACAATTGTGAAATTAGTGATACCATTTGCATGGTGCAGGCACTCTTATATTCTTTGGAGCACAAGATACCATTAGTAGCATTTAGCCAGGATCATTGTTATTCTATGTTTGACCACCCATTGGTCGATTCCCTCCATTACATATACCATGAACCAAAGGTATGATGGGGTTTTCAGTCCTTTCTTAATCACTCTCTGGTGGTTGTATTCTTGTGGCTTTTTAATGCAGTTGGGCATTTGTTTGCAGGCTAAAATAGTTTCATCTGTTGACCAGCTTTTAGGAACAGCTGAGATACAGGTATGTCTATTTATCAAATGATTTCCCTGAGAGTTTATTCAAATGGTTTTCCTGAATAGCTTATTGACTTTTGCACAATCCATTTAGTGTTCCTTCTCTTGAACACTACGCTTCAGAACATTTGTTTGTAGGTAATTTATAATTGGAAAATCCATGCTCAAATGACTGGCTTGTAAAGTTCTTTATATAGCTAATATGAACAGGAAAAAGGTTTCTTTGAGATGCATGGAGGAGGGTTAAGTTCCAGAAAATAATTTCATCACTTTTGCATCGAACACCAATCCATATGTTTTTAGAAACATGCTGGTTTTGAATCAATTTTTCCCCATCTTTTATACCGACAGCCACTAGTTTTTGGAACATCATTGGACACATTGCACTTTCACATGCTAGGATTTTAACAACCTGTGATGCTATGATAAGTTGCAGCTTAACAGTGTCA encodes the following:
- the LOC117855092 gene encoding phosphatidylglycerophosphate phosphatase PTPMT2 codes for the protein MRICELGDGDGGLAGQQEQQEEEVGASGGGEVVRLKAKRALVGAGARVLFYPTLLYNVLRNRFEADFRWWDRVDQFILLGAVPFPSDVPRLKQLGVRGVVTLNEPYETLVPTSLYQAHEIEHLVIPTRDYLFAPSVEDISQAIDFIHRNASQGGTTYVHCKAGRGRSTTIVLCYLIKYRSMTPEAALDHVRSIRPRVLLAPSQWQVVSTFGTLVTGQLPVRSTKLGSFLEAIDACRTDTEYDDYHAMEFDYEDSGLPLSQIMLPRPTSPTGCIDAVLITEADLEGYDTYVHTRKDALEVATRRPIMRRLSCLFGSLKLNSSNCEPAQSCFSEVRAC
- the LOC117855091 gene encoding endoribonuclease YBEY, chloroplastic, producing the protein MARIVSRALPFASRPSLYLPPPPPLSGAALLRSAATAPPPLLPPAAAAAPAASLLSWRGLTAAPEPSLAAPPPFAGLLSGIRGFRKARRGPAAAKRPQPQDAAPPPPPSPPKESEIELIARIGVEEDMPDDAEVLNIVELLKLNVPMAMKIALDGLVDSNYSTRDTSISDVGKYDKVEVSVLLCNDNFIQNLNKEWRGEDCTTDMLSMSQYIPDLDVPILMLGDIVISVETAARQAEEKGVTLLDEVRVLVVRGILHLLGFHHESSNEAAMELEKEEQLILKSLRWKGKSLAKGAQDSSKPQTVSLDGKVTSSQKRAVTLRFYRPKFKYIFCDMDGTLLNSKSQITARNAEALREARSRGVNIVIATGKARPAVIDALSMADLSGRNGIVSESSPGVFLQGLLVYGLEGRQIYKRNLDQDVCREALLYSLEHKIPLVAFSQDHCYSMFDHPLVDSLHYIYHEPKAKIVSSVDQLLGTAEIQKVLFLETPEGISSALRPYWAKAIEGRAHVVQAQPDMLELVPPATSKGNGVEILLNHLSISPDEVMAIGDGENDIEMLQLASFGVALANGSEKTKAVANVIGATNDEDGVAQAIYEYVF